The proteins below come from a single Aegilops tauschii subsp. strangulata cultivar AL8/78 chromosome 6, Aet v6.0, whole genome shotgun sequence genomic window:
- the LOC109731636 gene encoding LOW QUALITY PROTEIN: elongation factor 1-alpha (The sequence of the model RefSeq protein was modified relative to this genomic sequence to represent the inferred CDS: deleted 2 bases in 1 codon; substituted 1 base at 1 genomic stop codon), translating to MNHPGQISNGYALVLDRHTSHIAVKCAEVVTRIDKRSGKELEVYPKFIKKXLGDSAIVKMIPTKPMAVETFTTYPPLGRFTVHDMRQTVAVAVAVIKGVEKKDPTGAKVTKAACHQEEMSASVSAIELSSRSCSVKSFLGEFLVSVVRSASELTNCSLFYTVSVVRNGYSVLCFFFLPENIHVYLM from the exons ATGAACCACCCTGGTCAGATTAGCAACGGTTACGCCCTGGTGCTGGACCGCCACACCTCCCACATTGCTGTCAAGTGTGCTGAGGTGGTGACCAGGATTGACAAACGATCTGGTAAGGAGCTGGAGGTGTACCCGAAGTTCATCAAGAAA TGATTAGGTGATTCTGCCATTGTGAAGATGATTCCCACAAAGCCCATGGCTGTGGAGACCTTCACCACCTACCCTCCTCTTGGCCGTTTCACTGTGCATGACATGAGACAaactgttgctgttgctgttgctgtcaTCAAGGGCGTGGAGAAGAAGGACCCTACCGGTGCCAAGGTTACAAAGGCTGCCTGCCATCAAGAAGAAATGAGTGCTTCAGTATCTGCCATCGAGTTATCTAGCAGAAGTTGTAGTGTAAAGTCCTTTCTTGGAGAATTTTTAGTGTCCGTTGTAAGAAGTGCTTCAGAACTAACGAATTGCAGTCTGTTTTACACAGTGTCCGTTGTAAGAAATGGATATTCGGTtctctgttttttttttttgccagAAAATATTCATGTGTACTTGATGTGA